Proteins from a genomic interval of Beijerinckia indica subsp. indica ATCC 9039:
- a CDS encoding 2,3-butanediol dehydrogenase — protein sequence MKALRFHAAKDLRIEDIPAPPPTPGPGEVLVKNRFCGICGTDLHEYVSGPIFIPVEPHPFTKVSGPQILGHEFGGEVVAVGPGVTSAKPGDRVSIQPLLMPRSGDYFSDRGLFHLSPVLALVGLSWQWGGMAEYALVNDYNIHVIPNEMTDEEAALVEPTAVAVYACDRGGVTAGSSVLVTGAGPIGMLTLLAARAAGATQLFLSDLNETRLQIAKFILPDVITLNPKKDNVGDRVREESEGKVGCDVAIECVGNEHALKACADAVRKQGVVVQTGLHPGENPLNWFNVTFKDIDIRGSWAYPTHYWPRVSRLIASKQLPAQKVVTKRIKLDQAVKEGFDALLDPAGQQLKILIDLA from the coding sequence ATGAAAGCGCTTCGCTTCCACGCTGCCAAGGATTTGCGTATCGAGGATATTCCGGCGCCGCCGCCGACGCCTGGGCCGGGAGAGGTGCTGGTCAAGAACCGTTTCTGCGGTATTTGCGGGACCGATCTGCATGAATATGTGTCTGGTCCGATTTTCATTCCGGTCGAACCGCATCCCTTTACCAAAGTGTCTGGTCCGCAGATCCTGGGGCATGAATTCGGCGGCGAGGTCGTGGCCGTGGGGCCAGGGGTCACCTCGGCCAAGCCGGGCGATCGCGTCTCGATCCAGCCGCTTCTCATGCCGCGTTCCGGGGATTATTTCTCTGATCGGGGTCTGTTCCATCTGAGCCCCGTACTCGCACTCGTCGGGTTGAGCTGGCAATGGGGCGGCATGGCGGAATATGCTCTGGTGAACGACTACAACATCCATGTGATTCCGAACGAGATGACGGATGAAGAAGCGGCATTGGTCGAGCCGACAGCCGTTGCCGTTTATGCTTGTGACCGTGGCGGTGTCACAGCCGGTTCAAGCGTGCTCGTCACGGGCGCAGGCCCAATTGGCATGCTCACTTTGCTCGCAGCGAGGGCGGCTGGCGCGACACAACTCTTTCTGTCCGATCTCAACGAAACACGGCTACAGATTGCCAAATTCATTCTTCCTGATGTGATTACTCTCAACCCTAAAAAGGATAATGTCGGTGATCGTGTGCGTGAAGAGAGCGAAGGCAAGGTTGGTTGCGATGTCGCGATCGAGTGCGTTGGCAATGAACATGCCTTGAAAGCCTGCGCGGATGCCGTGCGTAAACAAGGTGTCGTCGTGCAGACCGGATTGCATCCCGGAGAAAACCCCCTCAACTGGTTCAATGTTACCTTCAAGGATATCGATATTCGGGGGTCCTGGGCCTATCCCACCCATTATTGGCCTCGCGTCAGCCGCTTGATCGCTTCCAAACAATTGCCGGCCCAAAAGGTTGTCACCAAGCGCATTAAGCTGGATCAGGCGGTCAAAGAGGGCTTCGACGCGCTTCTCGACCCAGCCGGTCAACAATTGAAGATCCTGATCGATCTCGCCTGA
- a CDS encoding sigma-54-dependent Fis family transcriptional regulator produces MAASPAILSARRAEGDHIEEIERVLSGAVSTRDSTVVRSWLRCVDEHKLDPARPTEAYIVPETQLREHREQSERLIGIARTGLEHLYRQVAGQNYVLLLADAQGVTVDFLGDPAFMDPLREAGLMLGSEWSEARTGTCGVGSCIVAGEAMTIHQSDHFDTTHTRLSCTAAPIFDTNGALTAVLDISLLRSPQPKVSQTLALHLVTASARRIELANLMARMRSNWVLRFSRSPDFLDVDPEAAIALDGSGRILGMTHGGAILLAGVAGLDWREAAGIIGQPLSCFFDMSVDDLPAFTRGRAAEERILFARDASAVFVHAIEPERHPASKRMPAPILPQSLRGLSGGDSQMDALQAKAAKLAGTDIPILLQGETGTGKEYLARAIHECRPGNGSFIAVNCASIPEQLIESELFGYGPGAFTGALARGKRGLIEEADGGTLFLDEIGDMPLALQARLLRVLAEREVTPLGQSKPKTVRIKIISASHRDLGQLVEEGRFREDLYYRLNAAVLTLPALQQREDFDWLLDRLIHQRASAQNKQIRLAPDARLALSRHGWPGNLRELVNVIDVALSLNEDGVITGQDLPALARTPPSRETLNQQIPFEAKRSKSARAKLETALAECQGNLSEVARRLDIDRTTVYRRIKRLGLVISRP; encoded by the coding sequence ATGGCTGCGAGCCCGGCAATATTGTCCGCACGAAGAGCGGAGGGCGATCATATCGAGGAAATCGAGCGCGTCCTCTCCGGCGCGGTCTCGACGCGTGATAGCACGGTCGTGCGCTCCTGGTTGCGCTGTGTGGATGAGCATAAGCTCGATCCCGCCCGGCCGACGGAAGCCTATATCGTGCCGGAGACGCAATTGCGGGAGCATCGGGAGCAGTCGGAGCGCCTGATCGGCATTGCGCGGACCGGGCTCGAACATCTTTATCGTCAGGTGGCGGGCCAGAATTATGTGCTGCTGTTGGCCGATGCCCAGGGTGTAACCGTCGATTTTCTCGGCGATCCGGCATTTATGGACCCTTTGCGTGAGGCGGGTCTCATGCTCGGTTCGGAATGGTCGGAGGCACGGACCGGAACCTGCGGCGTTGGTTCCTGCATCGTTGCCGGCGAGGCGATGACGATCCATCAAAGCGATCATTTCGACACGACGCATACAAGGCTGAGTTGTACCGCCGCGCCGATCTTCGACACGAATGGCGCCCTCACGGCTGTTCTCGATATTTCACTCTTGCGTTCGCCTCAACCCAAGGTGAGTCAAACTCTGGCTTTGCATCTGGTGACGGCGTCCGCGCGCCGTATTGAACTCGCCAATCTGATGGCGCGGATGCGCTCCAACTGGGTGCTGCGTTTTTCCCGCTCGCCGGATTTTCTCGATGTTGATCCAGAAGCCGCCATTGCGCTCGACGGGTCGGGCCGTATTCTTGGCATGACGCATGGGGGCGCCATCTTGTTGGCGGGCGTCGCGGGGCTCGATTGGCGTGAAGCTGCCGGTATTATCGGCCAGCCTTTATCCTGTTTCTTCGATATGAGCGTTGATGACCTTCCAGCTTTTACCCGTGGCCGGGCGGCGGAGGAACGGATCCTCTTTGCCCGCGACGCCAGCGCGGTCTTTGTTCATGCCATCGAACCGGAGCGCCATCCCGCCAGCAAGCGGATGCCTGCTCCCATTCTGCCTCAATCCTTGCGGGGCCTGAGTGGAGGCGACAGTCAAATGGATGCCCTGCAAGCCAAGGCCGCCAAACTGGCCGGGACCGACATCCCCATTCTCCTCCAGGGCGAGACGGGGACAGGCAAGGAATATCTGGCGAGGGCCATTCATGAATGCCGTCCGGGCAATGGATCTTTCATTGCCGTGAATTGCGCTTCGATCCCGGAACAACTCATCGAAAGCGAATTGTTCGGATATGGGCCAGGGGCTTTCACTGGCGCCCTGGCGCGGGGAAAAAGGGGCCTGATCGAGGAAGCGGATGGGGGCACATTATTTCTTGATGAAATCGGCGATATGCCGCTGGCCTTGCAGGCCCGTCTGTTGCGCGTCCTGGCCGAACGGGAAGTGACACCCCTTGGACAATCGAAGCCGAAGACGGTTCGAATTAAAATCATTTCCGCATCGCATCGTGACCTCGGCCAACTCGTCGAGGAAGGGCGCTTTCGTGAGGATCTGTACTATCGCTTGAATGCCGCCGTTCTGACCTTGCCGGCGCTGCAGCAAAGAGAGGATTTCGATTGGCTCCTCGATCGTCTGATCCACCAGCGGGCCAGTGCGCAGAACAAACAGATACGGCTTGCTCCCGATGCGCGGTTGGCGCTCTCCCGCCACGGCTGGCCGGGCAATCTCCGCGAATTGGTGAATGTGATCGATGTCGCCCTTTCTCTCAACGAGGATGGTGTGATCACTGGCCAGGATCTGCCGGCATTGGCTCGAACGCCACCATCGCGTGAGACGCTAAATCAGCAAATTCCGTTTGAGGCAAAGCGATCCAAGAGTGCGCGTGCAAAGCTCGAAACGGCTTTGGCGGAATGCCAAGGCAATCTGTCTGAAGTTGCCCGCCGCCTCGATATCGACCGGACGACCGTCTATCGGCGCATCAAACGCCTCGGCCTTGTCATCTCGCGCCCGTAG
- a CDS encoding HAD-IIB family hydrolase — MKDLATADRTIFTSVRFVLTDMDETLTYKGRLAARTYEALERLQNAGVRVIPVTGAPAGWCDQMARMWPVDGVIGENGGLFIQRSQDHGVIRLYWHSETDRPRIAERLAAIGREVQQQVPSARWADDQPFRLTSLAFARPDDRSVREEILATLRTAGADTTVNNLWVLGWLGGYDKLTMARRVMADVYGVNIDEERDAILYSGDSTNDAPMFGFFRHTIGMSTVRHYLDEIPTLPAWITAGPGGEGFVEIADALLVARA, encoded by the coding sequence ATGAAGGATTTGGCGACAGCGGATCGAACGATATTCACATCCGTCCGTTTCGTGCTGACGGACATGGATGAAACACTCACCTATAAAGGGCGCCTGGCGGCGCGGACCTATGAGGCCCTGGAGCGTTTGCAGAATGCCGGCGTGCGCGTGATTCCGGTAACGGGAGCTCCCGCGGGCTGGTGCGATCAAATGGCTCGTATGTGGCCTGTTGATGGCGTGATTGGCGAAAACGGTGGCTTATTCATCCAGCGTAGTCAGGACCATGGTGTCATCCGTCTCTACTGGCATAGTGAGACTGATCGCCCGCGTATTGCCGAGAGACTGGCCGCGATCGGGCGTGAAGTCCAACAGCAAGTTCCTTCGGCCCGCTGGGCGGATGATCAGCCTTTTCGTCTGACGAGCCTGGCTTTTGCGCGGCCCGATGACAGATCTGTTCGTGAAGAGATTCTTGCCACACTGCGTACTGCCGGTGCCGATACGACTGTCAATAATCTATGGGTCCTTGGCTGGCTTGGCGGCTATGACAAACTCACCATGGCGCGGCGTGTCATGGCGGATGTCTATGGCGTCAACATAGACGAGGAACGCGATGCGATCCTCTATTCCGGCGATTCCACCAATGATGCGCCCATGTTCGGATTCTTCAGGCATACAATTGGCATGAGTACGGTGCGGCACTATCTCGACGAGATACCAACACTGCCGGCCTGGATCACCGCCGGACCGGGAGGCGAGGGGTTTGTCGAGATAGCTGATGCTCTTCTTGTCGCGCGGGCGTAA
- a CDS encoding universal stress protein yields the protein MSYAALMVYVDMREDAPARIKLASNLAEVFDATLIGIAGSLPELPSVDPYGMGAMVGELMTLEHDRAQAAVQEAADRFKDLVTGRSIKTEWRGALSYPGSLLVKEARAADLIILGREAGATYPYNEPNVGDVLLSAGRPLLIVPQGVEKAPAGSAAIVAWKETKEARRAVHDALPLLRHIPDVTVVELSEKDDFEEAQGHTEDVVAFLSRHRIKATALAEVLGKKSAPERLLEIAKEKKADLIVMGGYGHARLREWTFGGVTRDLLQTSPLSILLSH from the coding sequence ATGAGTTATGCGGCTTTGATGGTCTATGTCGATATGCGCGAGGATGCCCCGGCGAGGATCAAGCTCGCGAGCAATCTGGCGGAAGTGTTCGACGCGACCTTGATCGGCATTGCGGGAAGCCTGCCCGAATTGCCCTCTGTCGATCCCTATGGCATGGGAGCGATGGTCGGTGAATTGATGACGCTCGAGCATGACCGGGCGCAGGCCGCGGTGCAGGAAGCAGCCGATCGGTTCAAGGACCTTGTCACCGGGCGCTCCATCAAGACCGAATGGCGGGGTGCGCTTTCCTATCCCGGCTCGCTCCTCGTCAAGGAGGCGCGCGCCGCCGATCTCATCATTCTCGGCCGTGAGGCAGGGGCGACCTATCCCTATAACGAACCCAATGTCGGTGATGTCCTGTTGAGCGCCGGCAGGCCCTTGTTGATCGTGCCGCAGGGCGTCGAAAAAGCGCCGGCTGGCAGTGCGGCCATTGTCGCCTGGAAAGAAACCAAGGAAGCACGGCGCGCTGTGCATGATGCCTTGCCTCTCCTGCGGCATATTCCCGATGTCACTGTCGTCGAGCTTTCGGAAAAGGACGATTTCGAAGAGGCTCAAGGTCATACCGAAGACGTGGTCGCTTTTCTCTCGCGTCACCGGATCAAGGCCACGGCCCTTGCCGAAGTTTTGGGGAAGAAATCGGCCCCCGAACGCTTGCTTGAAATCGCCAAGGAAAAGAAAGCGGACCTCATCGTCATGGGTGGCTACGGCCACGCCCGCCTGCGCGAGTGGACTTTTGGGGGCGTGACGCGCGATTTGTTGCAGACGAGCCCGCTCAGCATTCTGCTCAGCCATTAG
- a CDS encoding AAA family ATPase, producing the protein MPPVSPGELAHDTHDDGQAETIAFLQSEKAFGEKPLRPPIATHISLIFLYAQRAIKLKRAVHFPYVDFSTPALRLAACERELALNRRTAPTLYSGVRRITRDNDGSLQIDGKGPLVDAVVDMRRFDDDALLAHHAEQGGLPIPLLTKLAQTIATFHRAAETVANGRDDETATARLARIIDLNEAAFASNSIIPAQASLALAQTFRARLAALASLLDHRAKAGKIRHCHGDLHLRNICLLEGEPTLFDCLEFDDDMARVDILYDLAFLLMDLWHRGLAREANWIFNRYLDQMDEDDGLTAMPFFMALRAAIRAHVAATLGRSNEALSYFALAQALLHPRPAALVSIGGLSGTGKSTLAAALAPAIGPAPGARVLSSDRIRKGLFGVRAETRLPPEAYAPEVSARVYARITTLAETILHLGQGVVADAVFDRMDDRAEIERVAAKGNVPFLGFWLETSLERQIERVEARRNDASDADATIVLAQRDRDTGAIQWHHLVSDHEATTTARQALEICQARLECPA; encoded by the coding sequence ATGCCGCCCGTATCTCCAGGCGAACTGGCCCATGACACCCACGATGACGGACAGGCGGAGACGATAGCGTTCCTGCAATCGGAGAAAGCGTTTGGCGAAAAGCCGCTCAGGCCCCCCATAGCGACGCATATTTCGCTGATTTTTCTGTACGCACAGCGCGCCATCAAGCTCAAACGCGCAGTCCATTTTCCCTATGTCGATTTTTCCACACCGGCCCTGCGGTTGGCCGCCTGCGAGCGTGAATTGGCGCTCAATCGCCGCACAGCGCCCACTCTCTATTCGGGTGTACGGCGCATTACACGGGACAATGACGGATCTTTACAGATCGACGGAAAGGGACCTCTGGTCGATGCCGTCGTGGATATGCGGCGGTTCGACGATGACGCCCTGCTCGCCCATCACGCCGAGCAGGGCGGCCTCCCCATCCCGCTCCTGACCAAGCTCGCTCAGACCATTGCGACCTTTCACCGCGCCGCCGAAACTGTCGCGAATGGAAGGGACGATGAAACCGCCACAGCGCGGCTGGCCAGGATAATCGACCTCAACGAAGCGGCTTTCGCGAGCAATAGCATCATTCCCGCACAAGCGTCCTTGGCACTCGCTCAAACTTTTCGCGCCAGGCTGGCAGCGCTTGCAAGTCTGCTCGATCATCGCGCCAAGGCGGGCAAGATCCGCCATTGTCACGGCGATCTGCACCTGCGCAATATTTGTCTCCTCGAGGGAGAACCCACGTTGTTTGATTGCCTCGAGTTCGATGATGATATGGCGCGTGTCGATATTCTCTATGATCTCGCCTTTCTTCTGATGGATCTCTGGCATCGCGGCCTAGCGCGGGAAGCCAATTGGATTTTCAACCGCTATCTAGATCAGATGGACGAAGACGACGGCTTGACCGCCATGCCCTTTTTCATGGCGCTGCGCGCGGCCATTCGCGCCCATGTCGCGGCGACGCTCGGCCGATCCAACGAAGCCCTCTCTTATTTCGCCCTCGCCCAGGCGCTTCTGCATCCACGACCCGCTGCACTGGTCAGCATTGGTGGTCTTTCTGGAACCGGCAAATCGACACTTGCCGCCGCCTTGGCACCCGCGATCGGGCCGGCGCCTGGCGCCCGCGTTCTTTCGAGCGACCGTATCCGCAAAGGATTATTCGGTGTTCGCGCTGAGACGCGCCTGCCCCCCGAGGCCTATGCGCCGGAAGTCTCAGCCCGCGTCTACGCGCGAATCACGACCCTGGCCGAGACGATTTTGCATCTCGGCCAGGGTGTCGTCGCCGATGCCGTTTTTGACCGGATGGATGACCGCGCCGAAATCGAACGCGTTGCCGCGAAGGGGAATGTCCCCTTTCTCGGCTTCTGGCTTGAAACGAGCCTCGAACGCCAGATCGAACGTGTCGAGGCACGGCGCAATGATGCATCCGACGCTGACGCGACAATCGTGCTTGCCCAAAGAGATCGCGACACAGGCGCCATCCAATGGCATCATCTTGTTTCCGACCATGAGGCCACGACAACAGCCCGGCAAGCCTTGGAGATCTGCCAAGCCCGTCTCGAATGCCCGGCTTGA
- a CDS encoding cytochrome c biogenesis CcdA family protein, whose protein sequence is MTHDVTLSAAVLAGLFSFLSPCVLPLVPPYLTFIAGTTIEDVAVLRERQARRDIMLAALLFVLGFGTVFVGLGATASAFGRVLRAYLNPLSMLAGVAIILMGLHFLGVFRFALLYREARVSVQKPLGVWGAYIMGLAFAFGWTPCIGPILAAILAVAATQETIGTGALLLAAYSFGLGVPFLFAAAMIEPFIRFMKRFKTYFGIMEKVVGVCLVLTGIAFLTGSLQTISFWLLEKFPALATLG, encoded by the coding sequence ATGACTCATGACGTCACGCTTTCCGCCGCTGTGCTCGCCGGCCTGTTTTCTTTTCTCAGCCCCTGCGTCCTGCCTCTCGTCCCGCCCTATCTGACCTTCATCGCCGGCACGACGATCGAGGATGTCGCGGTGCTGCGGGAACGTCAGGCGCGGCGCGACATCATGCTCGCCGCGCTCTTGTTCGTTCTTGGCTTCGGCACGGTCTTCGTCGGCCTTGGCGCCACAGCCTCGGCCTTCGGCCGGGTGCTGCGAGCCTATCTCAACCCTCTATCGATGCTGGCCGGCGTGGCGATCATCCTCATGGGTCTCCATTTTCTGGGGGTTTTTCGATTCGCCCTGCTCTATCGCGAGGCGCGTGTTTCAGTACAAAAGCCGCTCGGTGTCTGGGGCGCCTATATTATGGGGCTGGCCTTCGCCTTCGGCTGGACGCCCTGCATCGGACCGATCCTTGCCGCCATTCTCGCCGTCGCCGCAACGCAGGAGACAATCGGTACTGGCGCGCTTCTGCTGGCCGCTTATTCCTTTGGGCTTGGCGTCCCTTTCCTGTTCGCGGCAGCGATGATCGAGCCGTTCATCCGGTTCATGAAACGCTTCAAGACTTATTTCGGGATCATGGAAAAAGTGGTTGGCGTCTGTCTCGTCCTCACCGGCATCGCCTTTCTGACAGGCTCGCTGCAGACCATCTCCTTCTGGCTCTTGGAAAAATTTCCGGCACTCGCCACTTTGGGATGA
- a CDS encoding 30S ribosomal protein S2 codes for MSLPEFSMRGLLESGAHFGHQAHRWNPKMAPYIFGARNNIHIIDLAQTVPLLHQALKAISDTVARGGRVLFVGTKRQAQEAIADAAQRSAQYYVNSRWLGGMLTNWKTISASIQRLRKLDEILASGAGGLTKKERLMMSRERDKLEKALGGIKDMGGVPDLIFVIDTNKEQLAIQEAERLHIPVAAILDTNCDPDGITYPIPGNDDAGRAISLYCDLIARAALDGISRSQGMGGFDAGELEAPVEDLPPVEGEYEAAPTEIFELLDAPRGAPDDLAKLPGSGPQIVKKLNDAGIFHYWQVAAMTPEDVAKLDHDLKLSGRIERDGWVNQARSLIAS; via the coding sequence ATGTCTCTTCCTGAATTTTCTATGCGCGGTCTGCTCGAATCTGGAGCCCATTTCGGTCACCAGGCCCATCGCTGGAACCCGAAAATGGCGCCCTATATTTTCGGCGCCCGCAATAATATCCATATCATCGATCTCGCCCAGACGGTGCCGCTGCTGCATCAGGCTCTGAAGGCGATTTCCGACACGGTGGCGCGCGGCGGACGCGTGCTCTTCGTCGGCACCAAGCGCCAGGCGCAGGAAGCCATTGCTGACGCCGCGCAGCGCTCGGCGCAATATTATGTCAATTCCCGCTGGCTCGGCGGCATGCTGACCAATTGGAAAACCATTTCCGCCTCGATTCAGCGGCTGCGCAAATTGGACGAGATTCTGGCGTCGGGCGCCGGCGGTCTGACCAAGAAAGAGCGCCTGATGATGTCGCGTGAGCGCGACAAGCTGGAAAAGGCGCTCGGCGGCATCAAGGACATGGGTGGCGTCCCCGACTTGATCTTCGTCATCGACACCAACAAGGAACAATTGGCGATTCAGGAGGCTGAACGCCTGCATATTCCGGTCGCCGCCATTCTCGATACCAATTGCGATCCGGATGGCATCACCTATCCGATCCCAGGCAATGATGATGCGGGCCGCGCGATTTCACTTTATTGTGATCTCATCGCCCGTGCCGCGCTCGACGGTATTTCCCGCAGCCAAGGCATGGGTGGTTTCGATGCCGGCGAGCTGGAAGCCCCTGTCGAGGACCTGCCGCCCGTCGAAGGCGAATATGAAGCGGCTCCGACCGAGATTTTCGAACTGCTCGACGCTCCCCGCGGCGCGCCCGACGATCTCGCCAAATTGCCGGGCTCAGGCCCCCAGATCGTCAAGAAGCTGAACGATGCCGGCATCTTCCATTATTGGCAGGTGGCCGCGATGACGCCCGAGGATGTCGCCAAGCTCGATCATGATCTGAAGCTCAGCGGCCGCATCGAGCGTGACGGCTGGGTCAATCAGGCGCGCAGCCTGATCGCCAGCTAA
- the tsf gene encoding translation elongation factor Ts yields MANVTAAMVKELREKTGTGMMDCKNALNETGGDIEAAVDWLRKKGLSKAAKKAGRVAAEGLIALDVEGTSGVLVEVNSETDFVARNEDFQFLVRNIARVAIQQGLTDVEALKGAHYPAGGVLGDAISEAVAKIGENMTLRRAALIHVPTGAIGSYMHNSVTEGLGKIGVLVGLATEGNAEAVQPLAREIALHIAAAAPLAIDASGLDPAVVEREKAVLAEKNAGKPANVLEKIVESGLKSFYKETCLLDQVSNYPEHAGKTIGQVLKDTEKAAGAPVTLVAFYRYALGEGIEKQESDFAAEVAAAASGQA; encoded by the coding sequence ATGGCGAACGTCACGGCCGCGATGGTGAAAGAGCTTCGTGAGAAGACCGGCACCGGCATGATGGATTGCAAGAACGCCTTGAACGAAACGGGCGGTGATATTGAGGCGGCAGTCGATTGGCTGCGCAAGAAAGGCCTTTCCAAGGCTGCCAAAAAGGCCGGACGCGTCGCGGCCGAAGGCCTTATTGCCCTTGACGTCGAAGGAACGAGCGGCGTCCTCGTCGAGGTCAATTCCGAAACCGATTTCGTGGCCCGCAACGAGGATTTCCAATTCCTCGTCCGCAATATCGCCCGGGTCGCGATCCAGCAGGGCCTGACTGATGTCGAGGCTCTGAAGGGAGCCCATTATCCGGCCGGTGGCGTGCTTGGCGACGCGATTTCCGAAGCCGTCGCCAAGATCGGCGAGAACATGACGCTGCGTCGTGCGGCGCTCATCCATGTGCCGACAGGCGCGATCGGCTCTTATATGCACAATTCCGTGACCGAAGGTCTCGGCAAGATTGGCGTGCTCGTTGGTCTGGCGACTGAGGGCAATGCCGAGGCTGTGCAGCCGCTCGCCCGCGAGATCGCCCTGCACATCGCCGCCGCCGCACCGCTTGCGATCGATGCCTCGGGTCTCGATCCGGCTGTCGTCGAGCGCGAAAAAGCCGTCCTCGCCGAGAAGAATGCCGGCAAGCCCGCCAATGTTCTGGAAAAGATCGTCGAATCTGGCTTGAAGTCCTTCTACAAGGAAACCTGCCTGCTCGATCAAGTCTCGAACTATCCCGAGCATGCCGGCAAGACGATCGGCCAGGTCCTCAAGGACACCGAAAAGGCCGCCGGCGCGCCGGTCACCCTTGTCGCCTTCTATCGTTACGCTCTCGGCGAAGGCATCGAGAAGCAGGAAAGCGATTTTGCGGCCGAGGTCGCGGCTGCGGCCAGCGGTCAGGCTTGA
- a CDS encoding PepSY domain-containing protein produces the protein MKILIVVSCCAFVTVAQAGELTEEKEHRAEAQAERICFSANSTREQVVAQHLVPPFQIIQRESQQRKAESLGARLCRWKGQLVYEINLLRQDGHVIHVYFNATSGTAMADAR, from the coding sequence ATGAAAATCCTCATTGTGGTTTCCTGCTGTGCTTTTGTCACCGTGGCCCAAGCGGGAGAATTGACCGAAGAGAAAGAACATCGCGCGGAAGCGCAAGCCGAACGCATCTGCTTTTCGGCCAATTCCACACGTGAGCAGGTCGTAGCGCAACATCTCGTCCCGCCCTTCCAGATTATCCAGCGCGAGAGCCAGCAACGAAAGGCCGAGTCGCTCGGCGCGCGGCTCTGTCGCTGGAAGGGTCAACTCGTCTATGAAATCAACCTGCTGCGGCAGGATGGCCATGTCATTCACGTCTATTTCAATGCCACCAGCGGCACGGCGATGGCTGACGCGCGATAG
- a CDS encoding response regulator transcription factor, whose product MRILVVEDDKDLNRQLTAALSQAGYAVDHAFDGEEGWFLGDTEPYDAVVLDLGLPKKDGLSVLKEWRKAERSMPVLILTARDRWSDKVEGIDAGADDYVAKPFHMEEVLARLRALLRRSAGRASDELVCGPVKLDTRSGAVTVEDVPVKLTSHEYRLLAYMMLHAGRVISRSEIIEHLYDQDFDRDSNTIEVFVGRLRKKLGFDIIETLRGLGYRVPAAGETLPAKSAKSAKSDS is encoded by the coding sequence TTGCGCATTCTGGTGGTCGAAGACGACAAGGACCTCAACCGCCAATTGACGGCGGCTCTCTCCCAGGCCGGCTATGCCGTGGATCATGCCTTCGACGGCGAGGAAGGCTGGTTCCTGGGCGATACCGAACCTTACGACGCCGTGGTGCTCGACCTCGGTCTACCGAAGAAGGACGGGCTTTCCGTCCTCAAGGAGTGGCGCAAAGCCGAGCGCTCAATGCCGGTCCTGATCCTGACGGCGCGCGACCGCTGGAGCGACAAAGTCGAGGGCATAGACGCCGGCGCCGACGATTATGTCGCCAAGCCGTTTCATATGGAGGAAGTGCTCGCCCGGTTGCGCGCCTTGCTGCGCCGCTCGGCCGGACGGGCCAGCGATGAACTGGTCTGCGGCCCGGTCAAGCTCGATACACGCTCTGGCGCGGTGACAGTCGAAGATGTCCCGGTCAAGCTGACTTCACATGAATATCGTCTGCTCGCCTATATGATGTTGCATGCCGGCCGGGTGATATCCCGTTCTGAAATCATCGAACATCTTTATGATCAGGATTTCGATCGCGATTCCAATACGATCGAGGTTTTCGTCGGGCGCCTGCGCAAGAAACTGGGCTTCGACATTATCGAAACCTTGCGCGGCCTCGGTTATCGTGTGCCGGCCGCCGGCGAGACACTTCCGGCGAAATCCGCCAAGTCAGCAAAGTCCGACTCGTGA